In Pengzhenrongella sicca, a single genomic region encodes these proteins:
- a CDS encoding DEAD/DEAH box helicase, producing MPADPDPDALYDAFMAWATDQGYDLYPAQQEALLELVTGSHVILSTPTGSGKSLVAIAAHFVALAQGRRTFYTAPLKALVSEKFFSLVAAFGSDNVGMMTGDSSVNPGAPIICCTAEILANIALRQGGIDGDESVVGQVVMDEFHFYADPQRGWAWQIPLLELPTAQFLLMSATLGDVSFFAADLLERTDRAVAVVENTERPVPLNFSYAIEPLVELLEELVNTHRAPVYVVHFTQAAAVERAQALMSMNVATRAQRDEIATELGDFRFGPGFGRTLSRLLRHGVGVHHAGMLPKYRRVVERLTQKGLLKVVCGTDTLGVGINVPIRTVVLTSLVKYDGVRMRHISAREFHQIAGRAGRAGYDTVGEVIVMAPDHVIENRKQLERAGDDPKKIRKIVRKKAPEGAVNWTDKTFERLRDAAPEPLTSSFAVSHAMVLNVLARPGDPIAAMRHLLMDNHEPESARGRHVRQAIAVYRSLKAAGVIERVPNANGVGRTVRLTVDLPANFALNQALSPFAFAALELLDLESPTHALDVVSVIEATLDNPRQVLSAQANKARGEAVAAMKADGLEYEERMALLEDVTYPQPLTELLTGAFMTYRQTNPWVADLELAPKSVVRDMHERTMTFVEYVSYYALERTEGVLLRYLADAYRALRQTVPEESRTEELAELVEWLGELVRRTDSSLLDEWERLRNPTDDGGPAVDVDAEDAPKPITANKRAFRALVRNALFRRVDLAARENYRALGLLDGTDCWDADAWADALDPFYTDHDAIGFGPDARGPKLLQITERPGDDDGGARWEVRQILDDPADDHDWRIDAVVDLAASDAAGEVVLHITAVGPL from the coding sequence ATGCCCGCGGACCCGGATCCGGACGCGCTGTACGACGCCTTCATGGCCTGGGCGACCGATCAGGGCTACGACCTCTACCCCGCCCAGCAGGAGGCCCTGCTCGAGCTGGTGACCGGCTCGCACGTCATCCTCTCGACCCCCACCGGCTCCGGGAAGTCGCTCGTCGCCATCGCCGCCCACTTCGTCGCGCTCGCGCAGGGCCGGCGCACCTTCTACACCGCCCCGCTCAAGGCGCTCGTGAGCGAGAAGTTCTTCTCGCTCGTGGCGGCGTTCGGCTCGGACAACGTCGGCATGATGACCGGCGACTCCTCGGTCAACCCGGGCGCGCCGATCATCTGCTGCACGGCGGAGATCCTGGCGAACATCGCGCTGCGCCAGGGCGGCATCGACGGCGACGAGTCCGTCGTCGGCCAGGTCGTGATGGACGAGTTCCACTTCTACGCCGACCCCCAGCGCGGCTGGGCCTGGCAGATCCCGCTGCTCGAGCTGCCGACGGCGCAGTTCCTGCTGATGTCGGCCACGCTCGGGGACGTCTCGTTCTTCGCCGCCGATCTCCTTGAGCGCACCGACCGGGCCGTCGCCGTGGTCGAGAACACCGAGCGGCCCGTCCCGCTGAACTTCAGCTACGCGATCGAGCCCCTGGTCGAGCTGCTCGAGGAGCTCGTCAACACCCACCGCGCGCCGGTGTACGTCGTGCACTTCACGCAGGCGGCGGCGGTCGAGCGCGCCCAGGCCCTCATGAGCATGAACGTCGCGACGCGCGCGCAGCGCGACGAGATCGCGACCGAGCTCGGGGACTTCCGGTTCGGTCCGGGCTTCGGCCGCACGCTGTCGCGGCTGCTGCGCCACGGCGTCGGCGTCCACCACGCGGGCATGCTGCCGAAGTATCGGCGCGTCGTGGAGCGCCTGACCCAGAAGGGGCTGCTCAAGGTCGTCTGCGGGACCGACACCCTCGGCGTCGGGATCAACGTGCCGATCCGCACGGTCGTACTGACGTCCCTCGTGAAGTACGACGGCGTCCGGATGCGGCACATCTCGGCGCGCGAGTTCCACCAGATCGCCGGCCGCGCCGGCCGCGCGGGCTACGACACGGTCGGCGAGGTCATCGTCATGGCCCCCGACCACGTCATCGAGAACCGCAAGCAGCTCGAGCGCGCGGGAGACGACCCGAAGAAGATCCGCAAGATCGTCCGGAAGAAGGCGCCCGAGGGTGCCGTGAACTGGACCGACAAGACGTTCGAGCGCCTGCGCGACGCCGCGCCCGAGCCGCTGACCTCCAGCTTCGCGGTCTCGCACGCCATGGTGCTGAACGTCCTCGCGCGGCCGGGCGACCCGATCGCCGCGATGCGGCACCTGCTCATGGACAACCACGAACCGGAGTCGGCGCGCGGGCGGCACGTGCGCCAGGCGATCGCCGTCTACCGCTCGCTCAAGGCCGCCGGCGTGATCGAGCGGGTGCCCAACGCCAACGGCGTCGGCCGCACGGTGCGCCTGACGGTGGACCTGCCGGCCAACTTCGCGCTCAACCAGGCGCTCTCGCCGTTCGCGTTCGCGGCGCTCGAGCTGCTCGACCTCGAGTCCCCGACGCACGCGCTCGACGTCGTCTCCGTCATCGAGGCGACCCTCGACAACCCGCGCCAGGTGCTGTCGGCGCAGGCGAACAAGGCCCGCGGCGAGGCCGTCGCCGCGATGAAGGCGGACGGGCTCGAGTACGAGGAGCGGATGGCGCTGCTCGAGGACGTCACCTACCCCCAGCCTCTCACCGAGCTGCTGACCGGCGCGTTCATGACGTATCGCCAGACCAACCCGTGGGTCGCCGACCTGGAGCTCGCCCCCAAGTCCGTCGTGCGGGACATGCACGAGCGGACGATGACCTTCGTCGAGTACGTCTCCTACTACGCGCTCGAGCGCACCGAGGGCGTCCTGCTGCGCTACCTCGCGGACGCCTACCGCGCGCTGCGTCAGACCGTGCCCGAGGAGAGCCGCACCGAGGAGCTCGCGGAGCTGGTCGAGTGGCTCGGCGAGCTGGTGCGCCGCACCGACTCGAGCCTGCTCGACGAGTGGGAGCGGCTGCGCAACCCCACGGACGACGGCGGGCCCGCGGTCGACGTCGACGCCGAGGACGCGCCGAAGCCGATCACGGCCAACAAGCGCGCCTTCCGCGCACTCGTGCGCAACGCGCTGTTCCGCCGCGTCGACCTCGCCGCGCGCGAGAACTACCGCGCCCTGGGCCTGCTCGACGGCACCGACTGCTGGGACGCGGACGCCTGGGCGGACGCGCTCGACCCGTTCTACACCGACCACGACGCGATCGGCTTCGGGCCGGACGCGCGCGGCCCCAAGCTGCTCCAGATCACCGAGCGGCCGGGCGACGACGACGGCGGCGCCCGCTGGGAGGTCCGCCAGATCCTTGACGACCCGGCCGACGACCACGACTGGCGCATCGACGCCGTGGTCGATCTCGCCGCCTCCGACGCCGCCGGCGAGGTCGTGCTGCACATCACCGCGGTCGGGCCGCTCTAG
- the ybaK gene encoding Cys-tRNA(Pro) deacylase, with the protein MSKKSSGPAKGSAKHPGAGTPALVALDAAGVAHTVHAYAHDPASAVGYGLEAAQVLGLEPARVFKTLVTSMDGTLTVAVVPVTGQLDLKALAHAVGGKKAAMAAQADAERATGYVVGGISPLGQRQRLRTVVDASALDHPTVFVSGGRRGLDVELAPAELVRLTGAVVAPIGRA; encoded by the coding sequence GTGTCGAAGAAATCCTCCGGGCCGGCCAAGGGGTCGGCCAAGCACCCCGGGGCCGGCACCCCCGCGCTCGTCGCGCTCGACGCCGCCGGGGTCGCCCACACCGTGCACGCCTACGCGCACGACCCCGCGAGCGCCGTCGGCTACGGGCTCGAGGCCGCCCAGGTGCTCGGCCTCGAGCCCGCCCGCGTGTTCAAGACGCTCGTGACGAGCATGGACGGCACGCTCACGGTCGCGGTCGTCCCGGTGACCGGGCAGCTCGACCTCAAGGCGCTCGCCCACGCCGTCGGGGGCAAGAAGGCCGCGATGGCGGCCCAGGCGGACGCCGAGCGCGCGACGGGCTACGTCGTCGGCGGCATCTCGCCGCTCGGGCAGCGCCAGCGCCTGCGCACGGTGGTCGACGCGAGCGCGCTGGACCACCCGACCGTGTTCGTCTCGGGCGGGCGCCGCGGCCTCGACGTCGAGCTCGCGCCGGCCGAGCTCGTGCGGCTCACGGGCGCCGTCGTGGCGCCGATCGGCCGGGCCTGA
- a CDS encoding YccF domain-containing protein yields the protein MRTLLNLIWLVLSGFWMAVGYALAGVICCLLIVTIPFGIASFRIANYVLWPFGRTIVDRPTAGIGSAIGNVLWIVVAGIWLAIGHLTTGIAMCLTIIGIPLGIASFKLIPVSLTPLGKVIVPTDAPFGVR from the coding sequence ATGCGCACCCTGCTCAACCTCATCTGGCTCGTGCTGTCCGGCTTCTGGATGGCGGTCGGCTACGCGCTCGCGGGGGTGATCTGCTGCCTGTTGATCGTGACGATCCCGTTCGGCATCGCGTCGTTCCGGATCGCCAACTACGTGCTCTGGCCCTTCGGTCGCACGATCGTCGACCGGCCCACGGCGGGGATCGGCTCCGCGATCGGGAACGTGCTCTGGATCGTCGTCGCCGGGATCTGGCTCGCGATCGGCCACCTCACGACCGGCATCGCGATGTGCCTGACCATCATCGGCATCCCGCTCGGGATCGCCAGCTTCAAGCTCATCCCGGTCTCGCTCACGCCGCTCGGCAAGGTGATCGTCCCGACCGACGCCCCGTTCGGCGTCCGCTGA
- a CDS encoding YggS family pyridoxal phosphate-dependent enzyme produces MSEDHDRADGIVARLGRVRTRIADAERDAGREPGSARLLLATKTVPAAHVRVAIAAGANLIGENRVQELVAKGPELAGLPIEIHLIGHLQGNKVNPALRWAGCVESVDSPEIAARLGERSADAGQVLDVLLQVNVSGEPTKYGVAPDAAADVAAAVAQVAGLRLRGFMTIGANSADAGVVRAGYARLRELRDGVVGSGLAGTSDASELSMGMSGDLELAIAEGATIVRVGTAVFGARPA; encoded by the coding sequence ATGAGCGAGGACCACGACCGGGCGGACGGCATCGTCGCGAGGCTGGGCCGGGTCCGGACCCGGATCGCCGACGCCGAGCGCGACGCCGGCCGCGAGCCCGGCTCGGCGCGACTGCTGCTGGCGACCAAGACCGTGCCGGCCGCGCACGTGCGGGTGGCGATCGCGGCCGGGGCGAACCTGATCGGCGAGAACCGGGTCCAGGAGCTCGTGGCCAAGGGCCCAGAGCTCGCCGGGCTGCCGATCGAGATCCACCTGATCGGCCATCTGCAGGGCAACAAGGTCAACCCGGCGCTGCGCTGGGCGGGCTGCGTCGAGAGCGTCGACTCCCCCGAGATCGCCGCCCGCCTCGGCGAGCGCAGCGCCGACGCCGGCCAGGTGCTCGACGTGCTGCTGCAGGTCAACGTCTCGGGTGAGCCCACGAAGTACGGCGTGGCGCCCGACGCGGCGGCGGACGTCGCGGCCGCGGTCGCGCAGGTCGCCGGCCTGCGGCTGCGCGGCTTCATGACGATCGGGGCCAACTCCGCCGACGCCGGCGTCGTTCGCGCCGGCTACGCGCGCCTGCGGGAGCTGCGCGACGGCGTCGTCGGCTCCGGCCTGGCCGGCACCTCCGACGCGTCCGAGCTGTCGATGGGGATGAGCGGCGACCTCGAGCTCGCGATCGCCGAGGGCGCGACGATCGTGCGCGTGGGGACGGCGGTCTTCGGGGCGCGCCCCGCCTGA
- a CDS encoding CPBP family intramembrane glutamic endopeptidase yields the protein MIETLQALHALSPAPGVVAALITAAVLLVGSDPVLGRRQHRAFLAELAADPIGAGEVQVRFYRSWARQGWLWAGGVVALVLAAPGVDLADLGLRLPTSLGGASQPFVVGALAGIVGALVGGVVAARRRDGRGRTAPRMAGAAAVVPMLPTTPRARRGWVGLAVTAGLTEEVTYRGLIVLVLALALPGAHPVAVVLVAGTVFGAAHWYQGRAGMIATGALGCLFTAMYLATGSLLVAMVLHVLIDLRPVLTAAPRRPAAATQQQGAERA from the coding sequence ATGATCGAGACCCTCCAAGCCCTCCACGCACTCAGCCCCGCGCCCGGCGTCGTCGCGGCACTCATCACGGCTGCGGTGCTGCTCGTCGGTTCCGATCCCGTCCTGGGCCGCCGCCAGCATCGGGCGTTCCTCGCCGAGCTCGCCGCGGACCCCATCGGGGCCGGCGAGGTGCAGGTCCGGTTCTACCGGTCCTGGGCCCGACAGGGCTGGCTGTGGGCCGGCGGCGTGGTCGCGCTGGTGCTGGCGGCGCCGGGCGTCGACCTCGCGGACCTCGGACTGCGGCTGCCGACGTCCCTCGGCGGCGCGTCGCAGCCCTTCGTGGTCGGGGCGCTCGCGGGCATCGTCGGCGCGTTGGTCGGCGGGGTGGTGGCTGCCCGCCGACGGGACGGCCGAGGCCGCACGGCCCCCCGGATGGCGGGTGCGGCCGCCGTCGTGCCGATGCTGCCGACGACCCCGCGCGCGCGGCGCGGCTGGGTGGGGCTCGCCGTGACGGCCGGGCTGACCGAAGAGGTGACGTACCGCGGCCTGATCGTGCTCGTCCTCGCGCTGGCGCTGCCCGGCGCCCACCCGGTCGCGGTCGTGCTGGTCGCCGGCACGGTGTTCGGCGCGGCGCACTGGTACCAGGGGCGGGCCGGCATGATCGCAACTGGCGCGCTGGGCTGCCTGTTCACCGCGATGTACCTCGCCACCGGGAGCCTGCTGGTCGCGATGGTGCTGCACGTGCTGATCGACCTCCGACCCGTGCTGACCGCCGCGCCCCGGCGCCCCGCCGCCGCGACCCAGCAGCAGGGCGCCGAACGCGCATGA
- a CDS encoding helix-turn-helix transcriptional regulator gives MRNDVRARREEAGLSQAALAAALGVSRQTVNSLETGKYDPSLPLAFALARYFHLTIEELFHVDL, from the coding sequence ATGAGGAACGACGTCCGAGCCCGGCGCGAGGAGGCGGGGCTGTCCCAGGCCGCCCTCGCCGCGGCGCTGGGGGTGTCCCGGCAGACGGTCAACTCCCTCGAGACGGGCAAGTACGACCCGTCCCTCCCGCTCGCGTTCGCCCTTGCCCGGTACTTCCACCTGACGATCGAGGAGCTCTTCCATGTGGACCTCTAG
- a CDS encoding lipoyl protein ligase domain-containing protein, which produces MRGEYKVPGGKLVAADVTVTDGVLSAVSISGDFFLDPDDALELIDAALVGQPADARVAQLTAAIEAALDESVTLVGFSPEAIAIAVRRALGHASSWRDLTFELIHEAPQLPVLHVALDQVLAEELAAGRRGPTLRFWEWVDPAVVIGSFQSLRNEVDPEGADRHGVTVVRRISGGGAMFMEAGNCITFSLVVPASLVDGLTFEQSYAFLDDWVLGALADVGVTAAYAGLNDIASPAGKLAGAAQKRLVGGAVLHHVTMAYDIDADKMLEVLRIGREKLSDKGTTSAKKRVDPVRSQTGLPRTEVIDAFKKHFRSRYDVVDGALRPAEVERAEELVATKFGTQEWLARVP; this is translated from the coding sequence CTGCGCGGCGAGTACAAGGTGCCCGGCGGCAAGCTGGTCGCGGCCGACGTCACGGTGACCGACGGCGTCCTGTCCGCCGTGTCGATCAGTGGCGACTTCTTCCTCGACCCCGACGACGCGCTCGAGCTGATCGACGCTGCGCTGGTGGGGCAGCCCGCGGACGCGCGCGTCGCGCAGCTCACGGCGGCGATCGAGGCCGCGCTCGACGAGAGCGTCACGCTCGTCGGCTTCAGCCCCGAGGCGATCGCGATCGCCGTGCGGCGCGCGCTGGGGCACGCGTCGAGCTGGCGCGACCTCACGTTCGAGCTGATCCACGAAGCGCCCCAGCTTCCGGTGCTGCACGTCGCGCTCGACCAGGTGCTCGCCGAGGAGTTGGCGGCCGGCCGGCGCGGCCCGACGTTGCGGTTCTGGGAGTGGGTCGACCCGGCCGTCGTCATCGGGTCCTTCCAGTCCCTGCGCAACGAGGTCGACCCCGAGGGGGCCGACCGGCACGGCGTGACGGTCGTGCGCCGGATCTCCGGCGGCGGGGCCATGTTCATGGAGGCGGGCAACTGCATCACGTTCTCCCTCGTCGTGCCCGCATCGCTGGTGGACGGCCTGACGTTCGAGCAGTCGTACGCGTTCCTCGACGACTGGGTGCTCGGGGCGCTCGCGGACGTCGGGGTCACCGCCGCGTACGCGGGCCTCAACGACATCGCGTCCCCGGCCGGCAAGCTCGCGGGCGCGGCGCAGAAGCGGCTCGTCGGGGGAGCGGTGCTGCACCACGTGACGATGGCCTACGACATCGACGCCGACAAGATGCTCGAGGTGCTGCGGATCGGCCGCGAGAAGCTGTCCGACAAGGGCACCACGAGCGCCAAGAAGCGCGTCGACCCGGTGCGCTCCCAGACGGGCCTGCCGCGCACCGAGGTCATCGACGCCTTCAAGAAGCACTTCCGCTCGCGCTACGACGTGGTCGACGGCGCGCTGCGCCCGGCCGAGGTCGAGCGCGCCGAGGAGCTCGTGGCGACCAAGTTCGGCACGCAGGAGTGGCTCGCCCGCGTGCCGTGA
- the cimA gene encoding citramalate synthase, giving the protein MTSDHPPLAAFHVYDTTLRDGAQQEGMNLSVADKLAIAPLLDELGVGFIEGGWPGAIPKDTEFFARAAKELHLVHAELAAFGATRKAGTHAWDDPQVRALLDAQAPVVTLVAKSDIRHVERALRTTAAENLAMITDTVALLVGEGRRVVLDAEHFFDGYRYDPAYALEAVRVAFGAGAEVVTLCDTNGGMLPDGVAQIVGDVRAAVGHGPVIGMHAHNDSGCAVANSLAAVGAGAEHVQGTVNGYGERTGNADLIAVVANLEIKQGRTLLAGPGGLREATRIAHAISEITNISPFARQPYIGASAFAHKAGLHASAIRVDPDLYQHIDPVRVGNDMRMLISEMAGRASIELKGREFGLELAGQDQLLGRVTARIKTAEAQGYTYDAADASFELLLREEVDGDRVTYFDVESWRVIVETNAAVLGRASAEATVKLTAGGTRTVATGEGNGPVNALDHALRQALVATYPEIERFELIDFKVRIMDTMHGTDATTRVLVETMDSGADATWRTVGVGPNVIEASFEAIVDSIVYGLLRAGVTRR; this is encoded by the coding sequence GTGACCAGCGATCACCCGCCGCTCGCGGCGTTCCACGTCTACGACACCACGCTGCGCGATGGCGCGCAGCAGGAGGGCATGAACCTCTCGGTCGCCGACAAGCTCGCCATCGCCCCGCTGCTCGACGAGCTCGGGGTCGGCTTCATCGAGGGCGGTTGGCCGGGCGCGATCCCGAAGGACACGGAGTTCTTCGCGCGCGCCGCCAAGGAGCTGCACCTCGTGCACGCCGAGCTCGCGGCCTTCGGTGCCACGCGCAAGGCCGGCACGCACGCCTGGGACGACCCGCAGGTGCGCGCTCTGCTCGACGCCCAGGCCCCCGTCGTCACGCTCGTGGCCAAGAGCGACATCCGGCACGTCGAGCGCGCGCTGCGCACGACGGCGGCCGAGAACCTCGCGATGATCACCGACACCGTCGCGCTGCTCGTCGGCGAGGGGCGCAGGGTCGTGCTCGACGCCGAGCACTTCTTCGACGGGTACCGCTACGACCCGGCGTACGCGCTCGAGGCGGTCCGCGTCGCGTTCGGCGCGGGGGCCGAGGTCGTCACGCTCTGCGACACGAACGGCGGGATGCTCCCCGACGGCGTCGCGCAGATCGTCGGCGACGTCCGGGCCGCCGTCGGGCACGGCCCCGTCATCGGGATGCACGCGCACAACGACTCGGGCTGCGCGGTCGCGAACTCCCTCGCGGCCGTCGGCGCGGGCGCCGAGCACGTGCAGGGCACCGTGAACGGGTACGGCGAGCGCACGGGCAACGCCGATCTCATCGCCGTCGTCGCGAACCTCGAGATCAAGCAGGGCCGGACCCTGCTCGCGGGCCCGGGCGGGCTGCGCGAGGCCACCCGGATCGCGCACGCGATCAGCGAGATCACCAACATCAGCCCGTTCGCGCGCCAGCCCTACATCGGCGCGAGCGCGTTCGCGCACAAGGCGGGCCTGCACGCGAGCGCGATCCGGGTCGACCCCGACCTCTACCAGCACATCGACCCGGTGCGCGTCGGCAACGACATGCGCATGCTGATCTCCGAGATGGCCGGGCGCGCGTCCATCGAGCTCAAGGGGCGCGAGTTCGGCCTCGAGCTCGCGGGCCAGGACCAGCTGCTCGGCCGCGTGACCGCGCGGATCAAGACGGCAGAGGCGCAGGGCTACACCTACGACGCCGCCGACGCGTCGTTCGAGCTGCTGCTGCGCGAGGAGGTCGACGGCGACCGCGTCACCTACTTCGACGTCGAGAGCTGGCGGGTCATCGTCGAGACCAACGCGGCGGTCCTCGGGCGCGCGAGCGCCGAGGCGACCGTCAAGCTCACGGCCGGCGGCACCCGGACGGTCGCGACCGGCGAGGGCAACGGCCCGGTCAACGCGCTCGACCATGCGCTGCGGCAGGCGCTGGTGGCGACGTACCCCGAGATCGAGCGGTTCGAGCTGATCGACTTCAAGGTGCGCATCATGGACACGATGCACGGCACCGACGCGACGACGCGGGTGCTCGTGGAGACCATGGACTCGGGCGCCGATGCCACCTGGCGCACGGTCGGCGTCGGCCCCAACGTGATCGAGGCGTCGTTCGAGGCGATCGTCGACTCCATCGTGTACGGGCTGCTCCGGGCGGGCGTCACGCGCCGCTGA
- a CDS encoding branched-chain amino acid aminotransferase, whose product MSTISAARVPESLAGAVAAFTVQRNDAPVPEAERLAALATPKFGTVFTDHMVRIGWSVDAGWHDRRVVKYGPLLLDPASAVLHYGQEIFEGLKAYQHADGSVWSFRPEANAARFAASARRLALPVLAAEDFLGALVALVRTDVDWIPTGDETSLYLRPFMYASEKFLGVRPSLEAEFLVIASPVGPYFGGAVAPVSIWVAQDYHRASQGGTGAAKCGGNYAASLLPQQEAYDHGCEQVCFLDAATSTAIEELGGMNVFVVHADGSVSTPELTGSILEGVTRSSIIALLTDAGHEVRERQILLADLLAGIADGSVAEVFACGTAAVVTPIGRLKGTDFDLTVADGAAGAVTTSVRAELTDIQYGRAADRHGWLRRLV is encoded by the coding sequence ATGTCCACGATCTCCGCCGCTCGCGTCCCCGAGTCGCTCGCCGGCGCGGTGGCCGCCTTCACCGTGCAGCGCAACGACGCGCCGGTGCCCGAGGCCGAGCGGCTCGCGGCGCTCGCGACGCCCAAGTTCGGCACGGTCTTCACCGACCACATGGTCCGGATCGGCTGGTCGGTCGACGCCGGCTGGCACGACCGCCGCGTCGTGAAGTACGGGCCGCTGCTGCTGGACCCCGCCAGCGCCGTCCTGCACTACGGCCAGGAGATCTTCGAGGGCCTCAAGGCGTACCAGCACGCCGACGGCTCGGTCTGGTCGTTCCGGCCCGAGGCCAACGCGGCGCGGTTCGCGGCGTCGGCCCGCCGGCTCGCGCTCCCTGTCCTGGCGGCGGAGGACTTCCTCGGCGCGCTCGTCGCGCTCGTGCGCACCGACGTCGACTGGATCCCCACGGGCGACGAGACGAGCCTGTACCTGCGCCCGTTCATGTACGCGTCGGAGAAGTTCCTCGGCGTCCGGCCCTCCCTCGAGGCCGAGTTCCTCGTGATCGCCTCCCCGGTCGGGCCGTACTTCGGCGGGGCCGTCGCGCCCGTGTCGATCTGGGTCGCCCAGGACTACCACCGCGCGAGCCAGGGTGGCACCGGGGCCGCGAAGTGCGGCGGCAACTACGCCGCGAGCCTGCTGCCCCAGCAGGAGGCGTACGACCACGGCTGCGAGCAGGTCTGCTTCCTCGACGCCGCCACCAGCACCGCGATCGAGGAGCTCGGCGGCATGAACGTGTTCGTCGTGCACGCGGACGGGAGCGTCTCGACCCCCGAGCTCACCGGCTCCATCCTCGAAGGCGTGACGCGCTCGTCGATCATCGCGCTGCTGACCGACGCCGGGCACGAGGTGCGCGAGCGCCAGATCCTGCTCGCCGACCTGCTGGCCGGCATCGCCGACGGCTCGGTCGCGGAGGTCTTCGCGTGCGGCACCGCCGCCGTCGTGACCCCGATCGGCCGGCTCAAGGGCACCGACTTCGATCTCACGGTGGCCGACGGCGCCGCGGGCGCGGTCACCACCAGCGTGCGCGCCGAGCTCACCGACATCCAGTACGGCCGGGCCGCCGACCGCCACGGCTGGCTCCGCCGGCTCGTCTAG
- a CDS encoding 3-isopropylmalate dehydrogenase — MTRNLELAVIAGDGIGAEVVEQGLLALDAALVGRDVAVRTTEFDLGARRWHATGETLTDADLAAIRTHDAILLGAVGDPQVPSGVLERGLLLRLRFALDHYVNLRPSRLFPGVTSPLSAPGDVDFVVVREGTEGPYVGNGGAIRVGTPHEVANEVSVNTAFGVERVVRDAFARAAARPRRKLTLVHKHNVLVHAGHLWRRTVEAVNAEFPDVTVDYLHVDAATILLVTNPARFDVIVTDNLFGDILTDLAAAITGGIGLAASANINPDVDSGGRHLAPSMFEPVHGSAPDIAGKGIADPTATVLSVALLLDHLGLPDAAASVERAVAADLADRPSGAGSARTTAEVGKELAARIAG; from the coding sequence ATGACGCGGAACCTCGAACTGGCAGTGATCGCGGGCGACGGCATCGGTGCCGAGGTCGTGGAGCAGGGGCTGCTCGCGCTCGACGCGGCGCTCGTCGGCCGGGACGTCGCGGTGCGCACCACCGAGTTCGACCTCGGCGCGCGGCGCTGGCACGCGACGGGAGAGACCCTCACGGACGCGGACCTCGCGGCGATCCGCACGCACGACGCGATCCTGCTCGGCGCGGTCGGCGACCCTCAGGTGCCGTCCGGCGTGCTCGAGCGCGGCCTGCTGCTGCGCCTGCGGTTCGCGCTCGACCACTACGTCAACCTGCGCCCGAGCCGGCTCTTCCCGGGGGTCACCTCGCCGCTGTCGGCGCCGGGGGACGTGGACTTCGTCGTCGTGCGCGAGGGCACCGAGGGCCCGTACGTCGGCAACGGCGGCGCGATCCGCGTCGGCACGCCGCACGAGGTCGCGAACGAGGTCAGCGTCAACACGGCGTTCGGCGTCGAGCGCGTCGTGCGGGACGCCTTCGCGCGGGCGGCCGCCCGCCCGCGCCGGAAGCTCACGCTCGTGCACAAGCACAACGTGCTCGTGCACGCCGGGCACCTGTGGCGCCGCACGGTCGAGGCCGTCAACGCCGAGTTTCCCGACGTCACCGTCGACTACCTGCACGTCGACGCCGCGACGATCCTGCTCGTGACGAACCCGGCCCGGTTCGACGTCATCGTCACGGACAATCTCTTCGGCGACATCCTGACCGACCTCGCGGCGGCCATCACCGGCGGGATCGGCCTCGCGGCGTCCGCCAACATCAACCCCGACGTCGACTCGGGCGGCCGGCACCTCGCGCCGTCGATGTTCGAGCCCGTGCACGGTTCGGCCCCGGACATCGCGGGCAAGGGGATCGCCGACCCGACCGCGACCGTGCTGTCGGTCGCCCTCCTGCTCGACCACCTGGGGCTGCCCGACGCCGCGGCGTCGGTCGAGCGCGCCGTCGCCGCCGATCTTGCCGACCGGCCGAGCGGGGCGGGCAGCGCGCGCACGACCGCCGAGGTCGGCAAGGAGCTCGCCGCGCGCATCGCGGGCTGA
- a CDS encoding ASCH domain-containing protein, with amino-acid sequence MPELETDRDAAPDEAGAALVAFWELARSRVGLARLPVITGLSPAASVLPPAWAFGDSPELADELLALVLAGLKTATASAVWEYEDADEPLPRPGDLSILLDGRGHPCALVRTSAVRVVPFAEVDAESAWLEGEGDRSLDTWRREHRAAFGRALAARGRTFDESLPVVLERFELRFPARPTTAAPASE; translated from the coding sequence ATGCCCGAGCTCGAGACCGACCGCGATGCCGCCCCCGACGAGGCCGGCGCCGCGCTCGTCGCGTTCTGGGAGCTGGCGCGCTCGCGCGTCGGCCTCGCGCGCCTGCCCGTGATCACCGGGCTCAGCCCGGCGGCGAGCGTGCTGCCGCCCGCCTGGGCGTTCGGGGACTCGCCCGAGCTCGCGGACGAGCTGCTCGCGCTGGTGCTCGCCGGGCTGAAGACGGCGACCGCGTCGGCGGTCTGGGAGTACGAGGACGCGGACGAGCCGCTCCCGCGGCCCGGCGACCTCTCGATCCTGCTCGACGGGCGCGGCCACCCGTGCGCGCTCGTGCGCACGAGCGCCGTGCGGGTCGTGCCGTTCGCCGAGGTCGACGCCGAGTCCGCCTGGCTCGAGGGCGAAGGTGACCGATCCCTCGATACGTGGCGCAGGGAGCACCGCGCCGCGTTCGGCCGGGCCCTCGCCGCCCGCGGGCGTACCTTCGACGAGTCCCTGCCGGTGGTGCTCGAGAGGTTCGAGCTTCGCTTCCCGGCCCGGCCGACGACGGCGGCACCCGCGTCGGAGTAG